In a single window of the Drosophila albomicans strain 15112-1751.03 chromosome 3, ASM965048v2, whole genome shotgun sequence genome:
- the LOC117568265 gene encoding uncharacterized protein LOC117568265: MPKVEVINKQIWEMEMKMEKKLQEIKDNEVKEEERRKAITHICRVPGYCPVGRCTEIVFPSNLMMHMLHKHSRNASITTSEVFEHKPCVVCFDPTGYEYGENQCVASLMYAGVKDQLDTLPGISYLSLPNTALIHDHHKFDNHLPIMMIGCRCSWYCQLKDKKLERELVALNAKNSGIYVFWLVAPKTTRKLYYTLTVYDRHYLNSRSVIRTVRDYTNFQNPSDFLPNEDDYLVLRNSEVDEFLNIKTKKKSKKPPNRGIPMEIIVYENPSTTPIKHSSQKELKDAAEQVGVQYIKDTCCDHAKQTGKSSLKRNPCRTSAKTNSNLSA; encoded by the coding sequence ATGCCCAAGGTAGAAGTAATCAACAAACAGATatgggaaatggaaatgaagaTGGAAAAAAAGTTGCAGGAAATCAAGGATAATGAGGTGAAAGAGGAGGAGCGTCGCAAGGCCATAACACATATATGCCGAGTGCCTGGCTACTGTCCAGTTGGTCGATGTACCGAAATCGTATTCCCATCGAATCTGATGATGCACATGCTGCATAAGCATAGCCGGAATGCCAGCATAACCACCTCGGAGGTCTTTGAGCACAAACCTTGTGTGGTCTGCTTCGATCCCACGGGCTATGAATATGGGGAAAATCAATGTGTGGCATCGCTGATGTATGCCGGTGTGAAAGATCAACTCGATACGTTGCCAGGCATCAGCTATTTGAGTCTGCCGAATACGGCGCTCATCCACGATCATCACAAGTTCGACAATCATTTGCCCATCATGATGATTGGCTGTCGCTGCAGTTGGTATTGTCAACTGAAGGACAAAAAGCTGGAACGCGAATTAGTCGCTCTAAATGCCAAGAATTCTGGCATCTATGTCTTCTGGCTGGTGGCACCGAAGACAACACGCAAACTGTATTACACTCTGACAGTCTATGATCGACACTATCTAAACTCTCGCAGTGTTATTCGCACTGTTCGCgattatacaaattttcaaaaccCCAGCGATTTTCTGCCCAACGAAGATGATTATTTGGTGTTGCGCAACTCCGAAGTCGATGAGTTCTTGAATATCAAAACGAAGAAGAAATCTAAGAAACCGCCTAATCGTGGAATTCCAATGGAGATCATAGTCTATGAGAATCCATCAACAACGCCTATTAAACATAGCAGCCAAAAGGAGTTGAAAGACGCAGCAGAACAAGTTGGAGTGCAGTATATTAAGGACACTTGCTGCGATCACGCTAAGCAAACCGGCAAATCGTCCTTGAAAAGAAATCCATGCCGAACATCTGCGAAAACCAATTCAAACTTATCCGCGTAA